The following are encoded together in the Ovis canadensis isolate MfBH-ARS-UI-01 breed Bighorn chromosome 2, ARS-UI_OviCan_v2, whole genome shotgun sequence genome:
- the PTP4A2 gene encoding protein tyrosine phosphatase type IVA 2 yields MNRPAPVEISYENMRFLITHNPTNATLNKFTEELKKYGVTTLVRVCDATYDKAPVEKEGIHVLDWPFDDGAPPPNQIVDDWLNLLKTKFREEPGCCVAVHCVAGLGRAPVLVALALIECGMKYEDAVQFIRQKRRGAFNSKQLLYLEKYRPKMRLRFRDTNGHCCVQ; encoded by the exons ATGAACCGTCCAGCCCCTGTGGAGATCTCCTATGAGAACATGCGTTTTCTGATAACCCACAACCCTACCAATGCTACCCTCAACAAGTTCACAGAG gaACTTAAGAAGTATGGAGTGACAACTTTGGTTCGAGTTTGTGATGCTACATATGATAAAGCACCAGTTGAAAAAGAAGGAATCCACGTTCTA GATTGGCCTTTTGACGATGGAGCACCACCCCCTAATCAGATAGTAGATGATTGGCTAAACCTACTAAAAACCAAATTTCGTGAAGAACCAGGTTGCTGTGTTGCAGTGCATTGTGTTGCAGGATTGGGAAG GGCACCTGTACTAGTTGCACTTGCTTTGATTGAATGTGGAATGAAGTACGAAGATGCAGTTCAGTTTATAAGACA aaaaagaaggggAGCATTCAATTCCAAACAGCTGCTTTACCTGGAGAAATACCGACCTAAGATGCGATTACGCTTCAGAGATACCAATGGGCATTGCTGTGTTCAGTAA